The following DNA comes from Winogradskyella sp. PG-2.
TGTAAACCACATCCAAAGCAAACTTAGATAATCGTGCTTCAATATATCTCGATGCTGCTGCTCTATCACCTGTTAAAATATTTCCCCAATTCCCTTGGGTATCAATCAGTAAATCTTTCTGACCAATTTGCACCATAGCGTCAGCAATACTTGCGTCACCATGCGGATGGTATTGCATAGTATGACCGACGATATTCGCTACTTTATTGTAACGTCCATCATCTAAATCTTTCATAGAATGCATAATACGACGCTGAACAGGTTTAAAGCCATCTTCTATCGCAGGTACAGCACGTTCTAAGATAACGTAAGAAGCGTAATCTAAAAACCAATCTTTATACATTCCGGTAACCTTAGTAATTGTTTCTTGGTTACCTGAATCTTCATTTAACAACTCTTCATGTTCTTCTGACATCTACTTTGCTTGTTTACGCTTTCTATTTTCTTTAATTGTCTTACTCAACGATTGTTTTACATATTTCAACTTCTTTGGTTTTAGAAGTGTAACATTAAAACGTTCTTTATGTTTTTTTCCATCATAACTCTTAACTAATACAACCAAGGATTTATAAAGTATATAGTTATTGATTTTAAACCCAGTGAGTTGATGACGAGAGAATTCTATTTTATTCTCTCTGTAATTGATATATTCCGTGAGTATCAATCCCTTATTAAGAATAATTATTTTAGCTCCATCACTATCATACTCAAAATAACCAGCGATTGAGTGTACAATTACAAGTAATATAAAAAGCCCTAAAAACACAAAGAAAGTACTATCAACAAACATTTCTAGTGATTTAAAAACTGTTGCTAATAAAATAGCAAAGACTATCAATATAAAATAGATAGAAACAACCGTGTTCTTTACTTTTCTATTATCTGTTCTCATACAGCATCCTCAACAATATCAAGTTCAACTTTAAGATTTTCGATAATGAATTCTTGACGGGTTGGAGTGTTTTTCCCCATGTAAAAAGATAACAACTCTTCAATAGACATATCCTTATCTAGCATTACTGGATCTAAACGAATATCATCTCCTATAAAATGCACAAATTCATCTGGTGAAATTTCACCTAATCCTTTAAATCTTGTAATTTCTGGTTTTGGCTTTAAAGTTTCAATTGCGTTTCGTCGTTCTTCTTCAGAATAACAGTAAATCGTTTCCTTTTTGTTTCTTACTCTAAATAAAGGAGTTTGTAAAATATATAAATGACCTTCTTTTATAACTTCAGGGAAGAATTGTAAAAAGAAAGTGATTAATAATAGTCTAATATGCATACCATCCACATCAGCATCAGTAGCAATAACAACATTGTTATATCGTAAATCTTCTAATGATTCTTCTATATTCAAAGCCGCTTGTAATAAGTTAAACTCTTCATTCTCGTATACAATCTTTTTACTTAAACCATAACAGTTTAAAGGCTTTCCTTTTAAGCTAAAAACCGCTTGAGTATTCACATTACGAGATTTTGTAATACTACCAGATGCTGAATCCCCTTCAGTAATAAATAAAGTCGTATCTAAATAACCATCCTTTTTAGTATCACCAAAGTGTACACGACAATCTCTTAATTTCTTATTATGAAGACTTGCTTTTTTAGCTCTGTCTTTAGCTAACTTTCTAATACCAGATAATTCTTTACGCTCACGTTCGGCTTGAAGAATTTTGCGCTGAATTTTTTCAGCAGAGTCTGGATTTTTATGTAAAAAATTATCTAGATAAGTTTTAATAAAATCATTAATATAGGTTCTTACCGTTGGTAAATCACCTCCCATATCTGTAGAACCCAATTTTGTCTTTGTCTGACTCTCAAAAACAGGTTCCATAACCTTTATAGCTATTGCTGACACTACAGATTTCCTAATATCTGAAGCATCATAAGTCTTTCCGAAAAATTCTCTAACCGTTCTCACTAAAGACTCCCTAAATGCCGCTAAATGCGTTCCACCTTGTGTAGTGTTTTGCCCATTAACAAATGAATGGTATTCTTCACTATACTGAGTTTTACTGTGTGTTATTGCAATTTCTATGTCATTCCCTTTTAGATGAATAATAGGATAAAGCATATCTGACTCTTTTATGTTTTCAGATAGTAGATCCTTTAAACCATTTTCACTAAAATATTTTTCACCATTAAAAACTATTGTTAAACCAGGATTTAGATACACATAGTTTTTGAGCATCTTAACGATATACTCATTTCTATATTTATATTTTTTGAAGATAATTTCATCTGGAATAAAACTAACCTTGGTTCCTTTTCTTCTAGAAGTATCATCCAATAATTCTTGGTTAGTAAGATTTCCTTGTTCAAATTCTGCAGAAGCCGATCGTCCATCTCTTGTAGACTCTACTCTAAAATAAGATGATAATGCATTTACTGCTTTTGTGCCAACACCATTTAAACCTACTGACTTCTTAAAAGCTTTAGAATCGTACTTACCACCAGTATTCATCTTAGACACAACATCTACAACCTTTCCTAACGGAATACCACGACCATAATCTCTAACAATAATACGTTCACCTTGTACTGAGATTTCAATGGTTTTACCAGCTCCCATAACGTACTCATCAATTGAGTTATCTAAAACTTCTTTGAGTAAGATATAAATACCATCATCTGGAGACGAACCATCTCCTAACTTTCCGATATACATACCAGGGCGCATTCGGATGTGTTCTTTCCAATCGAGTGAGCGTATATTATCTTCAGTATAGTTAGACTGTGCTGCCATGCGTTTTTAGGACAAAATTTTTGATAGAACGCTAATATAAGACTATACCTTAAAAAATGAAATATTGAATTAGTAAAGTAATTAACAATAATAGACCGAAAATGTTGAGAACATTGACTGTCAATATATTTAGCATTCAAAAAGATATATATGCTTACGTTTTCTTACTTTTTGAAACCAATAATATTCCTAAAATCACCACAATGGTTCCAATCATTTGTAACAGCGTTAAACTTTCATTCAAAAATACAACAGCAAGG
Coding sequences within:
- a CDS encoding DNA topoisomerase IV subunit B, which encodes MAAQSNYTEDNIRSLDWKEHIRMRPGMYIGKLGDGSSPDDGIYILLKEVLDNSIDEYVMGAGKTIEISVQGERIIVRDYGRGIPLGKVVDVVSKMNTGGKYDSKAFKKSVGLNGVGTKAVNALSSYFRVESTRDGRSASAEFEQGNLTNQELLDDTSRRKGTKVSFIPDEIIFKKYKYRNEYIVKMLKNYVYLNPGLTIVFNGEKYFSENGLKDLLSENIKESDMLYPIIHLKGNDIEIAITHSKTQYSEEYHSFVNGQNTTQGGTHLAAFRESLVRTVREFFGKTYDASDIRKSVVSAIAIKVMEPVFESQTKTKLGSTDMGGDLPTVRTYINDFIKTYLDNFLHKNPDSAEKIQRKILQAERERKELSGIRKLAKDRAKKASLHNKKLRDCRVHFGDTKKDGYLDTTLFITEGDSASGSITKSRNVNTQAVFSLKGKPLNCYGLSKKIVYENEEFNLLQAALNIEESLEDLRYNNVVIATDADVDGMHIRLLLITFFLQFFPEVIKEGHLYILQTPLFRVRNKKETIYCYSEEERRNAIETLKPKPEITRFKGLGEISPDEFVHFIGDDIRLDPVMLDKDMSIEELLSFYMGKNTPTRQEFIIENLKVELDIVEDAV